One part of the Thermococcus sp. Bubb.Bath genome encodes these proteins:
- a CDS encoding class III signal peptide-containing protein has translation MKRKAQGAIEYLFMIAAALIIVAVVIRYLRSTGSTAGSQANKTIGGIGSQISNAISSEVNNASKS, from the coding sequence ATGAAGAGGAAGGCCCAGGGTGCAATTGAGTATCTGTTTATGATTGCGGCAGCGCTTATCATTGTTGCAGTGGTTATCAGATACCTCAGGAGCACCGGCAGCACCGCAGGTAGCCAGGCCAACAAAACCATAGGCGGCATAGGCAGCCAGATCTCAAACGCCATAAGCAGCGAAGTTAATAATGCTAGCAAGTCCTGA
- a CDS encoding class III signal peptide-containing protein, which yields MQRKAQGSVEYLFVLGATIAIVVLVVGYIAKFSHNAAQTQTERNNDNVNSVMSKVRNISSGEING from the coding sequence ATGCAAAGAAAAGCCCAAGGCAGCGTTGAGTATCTTTTCGTGTTGGGAGCTACTATAGCAATTGTTGTCCTTGTGGTAGGATATATCGCCAAGTTTTCTCATAACGCAGCTCAAACCCAGACTGAAAGGAACAATGACAACGTAAACAGCGTCATGAGTAAGGTCCGAAACATTTCAAGTGGCGAAATCAACGGGTAG